From Topomyia yanbarensis strain Yona2022 chromosome 1, ASM3024719v1, whole genome shotgun sequence, one genomic window encodes:
- the LOC131677852 gene encoding protein obstructor-E isoform X1 has protein sequence MMKYSIVFVIALFGAVMAQDSFKCPDDFGFYPHHTSCDKYWKCDNNVAELKTCGNGLAFDATDSKYLSENCDYLHNVDCGDRTQLEPPITTPHCDRLYGIFADPAKCDVFWNCWNGEASRYQCSPGLAYDREARVCMWADQVPECKNEEVANGFVCPAAGEISNAGSFSRHAHPEDCRKYYICLEGVAREYGCPIGTVFKIGDADGTGNCEDPEDVPGCEDYYGDLDLKSIRKSELLAGLVQSGGGTHGPNKPIVKSNRPPAKEN, from the exons TGATGGCCCAGGATAGCTTCAAATGTCCAGATGACTTTGGTTTCTACCCACATCACACATCCTGCGACAAATACTGGAAGTGCGACAACAACGTGGCTGAACTGAAAACCTGCGGAAATGGTCTGGCCTTCGATGCGACGGATTCCAAATATCTGTCAGAGAACTGTGATTACCTGCACAACGTGGATTGCGGTGACCGCACACAGCTTG AACCTCCAATAACCACACCACACTGCGATCGTCTTTACGGTATCTTTGCCGATCCGGCCAAGTGCGACGTGTTCTGGAATTGTTGGAACGGTGAAGCCTCCCGCTATCAGTGTTCCCCTGGTTTAGCTTACGACCGTGAAGCCCGCGTCTGTATGTGGGCCGATCAGGTACCGGAGTGCAAAAACGAAG AGGTGGCCAACGGATTTGTTTGCCCGGCTGCTGGTGAAATCTCCAACGCTGGTTCGTTCTCGAGACACGCTCACCCAGAGGACTGCCGTAAATACTACATCTGCCTGGAAGGAGTCGCTCGTGAGTACGGATGTCCCATCGGAACCGTGTTTAAAATCGGCGATGCTGATGGTACCGGCAACTGTGAAGATCCAGAAGATGTACCCGGATG TGAAGATTACTACGGTGATTTGGACTTGAAAAGCATCCGAAAGAGCGAACTCCTCGCCGGTCTAGTCCAATCTGGTGGTGGTACCCACGGACCAAACAAACCAATTGTTAAATCCAACCGCCCACCCGCAAAGGAGAACTAA